From one Streptomyces sp. Q6 genomic stretch:
- a CDS encoding ACP S-malonyltransferase: MLVLVAPGQGAQTPGFLTPWLELPGAADRVAAWSDAIGLDLAHYGTQADADAIRDTAVAQPLLVAAGLLSAAALGDVAPGAVAGHSVGEITAAAFAGVLDDSAALQLVRKRGLAMAEAAAITQTGMSALLGGDPEVTVAHLEKLGLTPANVNGAGQIVAAGTLEELAALEADKPEGVRRVVPLKVAGAFHTRHMAPAVAKLEEAAAALAPAHPTVTYVSNKDGRTVATGAEVVSRLVGQVANPVRWDLCMETFQELGATALIEVCPGGTLTGIAKRALPGVKTLALKTPDDLDAARALIAEATQATA, encoded by the coding sequence GTGCTCGTACTCGTCGCTCCCGGCCAAGGCGCCCAGACGCCCGGCTTCCTGACTCCCTGGCTCGAACTCCCCGGCGCCGCCGACCGCGTCGCCGCGTGGTCCGACGCCATCGGACTCGACCTTGCCCACTACGGCACGCAGGCCGACGCGGACGCGATCCGTGACACGGCCGTGGCCCAGCCGCTCCTTGTCGCGGCCGGGCTCCTGTCCGCGGCCGCCCTCGGCGACGTGGCGCCGGGCGCGGTGGCGGGGCACAGCGTCGGTGAGATCACCGCTGCGGCGTTCGCGGGCGTGCTCGACGACTCCGCGGCTCTTCAGCTCGTGCGCAAGCGCGGTCTGGCCATGGCCGAGGCCGCGGCGATCACGCAGACCGGCATGTCGGCGCTGCTCGGCGGCGACCCCGAGGTCACCGTGGCGCACCTGGAGAAGCTCGGGCTGACCCCGGCGAACGTGAACGGGGCGGGCCAGATCGTGGCCGCCGGCACGCTCGAGGAGCTGGCCGCGCTCGAGGCCGACAAGCCCGAGGGTGTGCGCCGCGTGGTGCCGCTGAAGGTGGCCGGCGCGTTCCACACCCGGCACATGGCCCCCGCCGTGGCGAAGCTGGAGGAGGCCGCCGCCGCGCTGGCCCCGGCCCACCCCACGGTCACGTACGTGTCGAACAAGGACGGCAGAACGGTCGCGACCGGCGCCGAGGTCGTCTCCCGGCTGGTGGGCCAGGTCGCGAACCCGGTCCGCTGGGACCTGTGCATGGAGACGTTCCAGGAGCTCGGCGCGACCGCGCTCATCGAGGTGTGCCCGGGCGGCACCCTCACCGGTATCGCCAAGCGGGCGCTGCCGGGTGTGAAGACCCTCGCCCTGAAGACCCCCGACGACCTCGACGCAGCCCGCGCCCTGATCGCCGAAGCCACTCAAGCAACGGCCTGA
- a CDS encoding ketoacyl-ACP synthase III, with amino-acid sequence MSKIKPSKGAPYARILGVGGYRPTRVVPNEVILEKIDSSDEWIRSRSGISTRHWANDEETVAMMSIEASGKAIADAGIQAEQIGAVVVSTVSHFAQTPAIATEIADKLGTQKAAAFDISAGCAGFGYGLTLAKGMIVEGSAEYVLVIGVERLSDLTDLEDRATAFLFGDGAGAVVVGPSAEPAIGPTVWGSEGDKAGTIKQTVPWDVFRIGDVSQLPLDSEGNVKFPAITQEGQAVFRWAVFEMAKVAQQALDAAGISPDDLDVFIPHQANERIIDSMVKTLKLPEHVTVARDVRTTGNTSAASIPLAMERLLATGEAKSGDTALVIGFGAGLVYAATVVTLP; translated from the coding sequence ATGTCGAAGATCAAGCCCAGCAAGGGTGCCCCGTACGCGCGCATCCTCGGCGTCGGTGGCTACCGGCCGACGCGGGTCGTGCCGAACGAGGTGATCCTCGAGAAGATCGACTCGTCCGACGAGTGGATCCGTTCGCGCTCCGGTATCTCCACCCGTCACTGGGCGAACGACGAAGAGACCGTCGCGATGATGTCCATCGAGGCGTCCGGCAAGGCCATCGCCGACGCGGGCATCCAGGCCGAGCAGATCGGCGCCGTGGTCGTGTCGACCGTCTCGCACTTCGCGCAGACGCCGGCCATCGCGACGGAGATCGCGGACAAGCTGGGGACGCAGAAGGCCGCCGCGTTCGACATCTCGGCGGGCTGTGCCGGCTTCGGTTACGGCCTGACTCTCGCCAAGGGCATGATCGTCGAGGGCAGCGCGGAGTACGTGCTCGTCATCGGCGTGGAGCGGCTGTCGGACCTGACCGACCTGGAGGACCGCGCGACGGCCTTCCTGTTCGGTGACGGCGCCGGTGCCGTGGTCGTCGGTCCGTCCGCCGAGCCCGCGATCGGCCCCACCGTGTGGGGCTCGGAGGGCGACAAGGCCGGGACGATCAAGCAGACCGTGCCGTGGGACGTGTTCCGCATCGGCGACGTGTCGCAGCTGCCCCTGGACTCCGAGGGCAACGTCAAGTTCCCTGCGATCACGCAGGAGGGCCAGGCGGTGTTCCGCTGGGCCGTGTTCGAGATGGCGAAGGTCGCCCAGCAGGCACTGGACGCGGCCGGGATCAGCCCGGACGACCTGGATGTCTTCATTCCTCACCAGGCCAACGAGCGAATCATCGACTCGATGGTGAAGACTCTGAAACTGCCGGAGCACGTCACGGTCGCCCGCGACGTGCGCACCACCGGCAACACGTCGGCCGCCTCGATTCCGCTCGCGATGGAGCGGCTTCTGGCGACCGGCGAGGCGAAGAGCGGCGACACCGCGCTCGTCATCGGCTTCGGGGCGGGTCTCGTATACGCCGCCACGGTCGTTACCCTCCCCTAG
- a CDS encoding acyl carrier protein: MAATQEEIVAGLAEIVNEIAGIPVEDVQLDKSFTDDLDVDSLSMVEVVVAAEERFDVKIPDDDVKNLKTVGDATKYILDHQA; this comes from the coding sequence ATGGCCGCCACTCAGGAAGAGATCGTCGCCGGTCTCGCCGAGATCGTGAACGAGATCGCCGGCATCCCGGTCGAGGACGTCCAGCTGGACAAGTCCTTCACCGACGACCTGGACGTCGACTCGCTGTCCATGGTCGAGGTCGTCGTCGCCGCCGAAGAGCGCTTCGACGTCAAGATCCCGGACGACGACGTCAAGAACCTCAAGACCGTCGGCGACGCCACGAAGTACATCCTCGACCACCAGGCCTGA
- a CDS encoding beta-ketoacyl-[acyl-carrier-protein] synthase family protein, with the protein MSSTNRTVVVTGIGATTPLGGDATSTWEGLVAGRSGVTPLEQEWAADQAVRIAAQIAVDPGEVIPRPQARKLDRSAQFALIAAKEAWADAGFTDKAGDDPAVDPDRLGAVIASGIGGVTTLLDQYDVLKEKGVRRVSPHTVPMLMPNGPSANVGLAVNARAGVHTPVSACASGAEAIGYGIEMIRTGRADVVVCGGTEAAIHPLPIAAFGNMMAMSKNNDDPQGASRPYDTGRDGFVLGEGAGVVVLESAEHAARRGARVYAEAVGQGISADSHDIVQPEPEGRGIAQALQHLLDNTDLDPAEIVHVNAHATSTPAGDVAELKALRKVFGDDTDHMAVSATKSMTGHLLGGAGGVESVASVLALYHRVAPPTINVENLDPEAEANADIVRGEARKLPVEGRIAALNDSFGFGGHNVVLAFRTV; encoded by the coding sequence GTGAGCTCGACCAATCGCACCGTGGTCGTCACCGGTATCGGCGCAACCACACCGCTGGGTGGCGACGCGACATCCACCTGGGAGGGTCTGGTCGCCGGACGTTCCGGTGTCACGCCCCTCGAGCAGGAGTGGGCCGCCGACCAGGCGGTCCGTATCGCGGCGCAGATCGCCGTGGATCCGGGCGAGGTCATTCCTCGTCCTCAGGCCCGCAAGCTGGACCGCTCCGCGCAGTTCGCGCTGATCGCCGCCAAGGAAGCCTGGGCCGACGCCGGTTTCACCGACAAGGCCGGTGACGATCCGGCCGTCGACCCCGACCGTCTGGGCGCCGTCATCGCGTCCGGCATCGGCGGTGTGACCACGCTGCTCGACCAGTACGACGTGCTGAAGGAGAAGGGCGTTCGCCGCGTCTCCCCGCACACCGTGCCGATGCTGATGCCCAACGGCCCGTCGGCCAACGTGGGCCTGGCCGTGAACGCCCGCGCGGGTGTGCACACCCCGGTCTCCGCCTGCGCGTCGGGCGCCGAGGCCATCGGCTACGGCATCGAGATGATCCGCACCGGCCGCGCCGACGTCGTCGTCTGCGGTGGCACCGAGGCGGCCATCCACCCGCTGCCCATCGCCGCGTTCGGCAACATGATGGCGATGTCCAAGAACAACGACGACCCACAGGGTGCCTCGCGCCCCTACGACACCGGCCGGGACGGCTTCGTCCTCGGTGAGGGTGCCGGCGTCGTCGTCCTGGAGTCCGCCGAGCACGCCGCACGGCGTGGCGCCCGCGTCTACGCGGAGGCCGTCGGCCAGGGCATCTCCGCCGACAGCCACGACATCGTGCAGCCGGAGCCGGAGGGCCGCGGTATCGCGCAGGCCCTTCAGCACCTGCTCGACAACACCGACCTGGACCCGGCCGAGATCGTGCACGTGAACGCGCACGCGACGTCGACGCCCGCCGGTGACGTGGCCGAGCTGAAGGCGCTGCGCAAGGTCTTCGGTGACGACACCGACCACATGGCGGTCTCCGCCACGAAGTCCATGACGGGTCACCTGCTGGGTGGCGCCGGTGGCGTCGAGAGCGTCGCTTCGGTGCTCGCGCTGTACCACCGGGTCGCTCCGCCGACGATCAACGTGGAGAACCTGGACCCCGAGGCCGAGGCCAACGCGGACATCGTCCGTGGCGAGGCGCGCAAGCTGCCCGTCGAGGGCCGGATCGCCGCGCTGAACGACTCGTTCGGCTTCGGTGGGCACAACGTCGTCCTGGCCTTCCGGACGGTCTGA
- a CDS encoding DUF3145 domain-containing protein: protein MTTRGVLYVHSAPRALCPHVEWAVAGVLGARVSLDWIRQPAAPGTWRSEFSWRGEVGTASQLASALRGWQLLRFEVTAEPCAAAEGERYSATPELGIFHAVTGIHGDILIPEDRLRAALARSKAGETNLEAELARLLGKPWDDELEPFRYAGEGAPVRWLHQVV, encoded by the coding sequence GTGACGACACGTGGAGTTCTGTACGTGCACTCCGCGCCGCGCGCGCTGTGCCCGCACGTCGAATGGGCGGTCGCGGGCGTCCTAGGCGCGCGCGTCAGCCTCGACTGGATCAGGCAGCCGGCGGCGCCGGGCACCTGGAGATCCGAGTTCTCGTGGCGGGGCGAGGTGGGCACCGCGTCCCAGTTGGCCTCCGCGCTGCGCGGCTGGCAACTGCTGCGCTTCGAGGTGACGGCCGAACCCTGTGCCGCCGCCGAGGGCGAGCGCTACAGCGCCACCCCCGAACTCGGCATCTTCCACGCCGTCACCGGCATCCACGGCGACATCCTCATCCCCGAGGACCGTCTGCGCGCCGCTCTCGCCCGCTCCAAGGCCGGCGAGACGAACCTGGAAGCAGAACTCGCCAGACTCCTCGGCAAGCCCTGGGACGACGAACTGGAGCCTTTCCGCTACGCGGGCGAGGGCGCCCCGGTCCGCTGGCTCCATCAGGTGGTCTGA
- a CDS encoding SGNH/GDSL hydrolase family protein: MRERSHRSTAVRAAVAGAVVAVLGVAGLTACDASGDNSPGPGGSTAATKPSPKPTPTWDTSPRSVAAVGDSITRGFDACSVLSDCPEVSWATGSDAQVKSLAVRLLGKSRAASHSWNYAQTGARMADLPEQMRRAAERGPGLVTVMAGANDACRTTAAAMTPVADFRADFEESLRQLRRTAPKAQVYVMSVPDLKRLWSEGRANPLGKQVWKLGICSSMLADPDAVDSAATARRDAVQERVVAYNKVLKDVCAKDKRCRDDDGAVFGYRFGQTQLSHWDWFHPSVNGQARLAELAYRAVTAKDPAA, translated from the coding sequence ATGCGGGAGCGAAGCCACCGGTCGACCGCCGTTCGGGCGGCCGTCGCCGGTGCGGTGGTCGCGGTGCTCGGGGTCGCGGGGCTGACGGCCTGTGACGCCTCCGGTGACAACTCCCCCGGTCCCGGCGGTTCGACAGCGGCCACGAAGCCGTCGCCGAAGCCCACTCCGACGTGGGACACGAGTCCGCGTTCCGTCGCCGCCGTGGGCGATTCGATCACGCGGGGGTTCGACGCCTGCTCCGTGCTGTCGGACTGCCCCGAGGTCTCGTGGGCGACCGGTTCCGACGCGCAGGTCAAGAGTCTCGCCGTACGGCTGCTCGGCAAGAGCCGTGCCGCGTCGCACAGTTGGAACTACGCGCAGACGGGGGCGCGGATGGCCGATCTGCCGGAGCAGATGCGGCGGGCGGCGGAGCGCGGGCCGGGGCTCGTGACGGTGATGGCCGGGGCCAATGACGCGTGCCGGACGACCGCGGCGGCGATGACGCCCGTGGCCGACTTCCGGGCCGACTTCGAGGAGTCCCTGCGGCAGTTGCGGCGTACGGCGCCGAAGGCGCAGGTGTACGTGATGAGCGTGCCGGACCTGAAGCGGCTGTGGTCCGAGGGGCGGGCGAATCCGCTGGGCAAGCAGGTGTGGAAGCTGGGCATCTGCTCGTCGATGCTGGCCGATCCGGACGCCGTCGACAGTGCGGCCACCGCGCGGCGCGACGCCGTGCAGGAGCGCGTGGTGGCGTACAACAAGGTGCTGAAGGACGTCTGCGCGAAGGACAAGCGGTGCCGTGACGACGACGGCGCGGTCTTCGGATACCGGTTCGGGCAGACGCAGTTGAGTCACTGGGACTGGTTCCACCCGAGTGTGAACGGGCAGGCGCGGCTGGCCGAGCTCGCCTATCGCGCGGTGACCGCGAAGGATCCGGCCGCCTGA
- a CDS encoding aldose epimerase family protein: MRSELFDALPDGTDVHRWILERDGVRVRVLTYGGIVQTVETPDREGTEGQIVLGFPDLAGYLAHPGPYLGALVGRYANRIAGGRFPLDDRTYHLAQNDGSNSLHGGERGFDKRVWGAEAVGEHAVRLSRVSPHGEEGFPGRLEVSATYALEEGGALRISYEAVTDAPTVVNLTNHTYWNLGGAGAGDAAGGHEVRIDAGRVTAVDENLIPTGELSPVEGTRFDFRESRKAGPGYDHNYVLDKGVTGEAVTVAEVRDPVSGRTLSVATTEPGLQFYTADHFDADVPFAPGDGIALETQHFPDSPNRPEFPSTVLRPGEVYRSQTVYGFGVRP, encoded by the coding sequence ATGCGCAGCGAACTCTTCGACGCCCTCCCCGACGGCACCGACGTCCACCGCTGGATCCTGGAGCGGGACGGGGTGCGGGTCCGTGTCCTGACGTACGGCGGCATCGTGCAGACCGTCGAGACGCCCGACCGGGAGGGGACCGAGGGGCAGATCGTGCTCGGGTTCCCCGATCTCGCCGGCTATCTCGCGCACCCGGGTCCTTACCTGGGCGCGCTGGTGGGGCGGTACGCGAACCGGATCGCGGGCGGCCGGTTCCCGCTCGACGACCGGACTTATCACCTCGCGCAGAACGACGGATCGAACTCGCTGCACGGCGGTGAGCGCGGCTTCGACAAGCGGGTGTGGGGCGCGGAGGCCGTCGGCGAGCACGCGGTGCGGCTGAGCCGGGTCTCGCCGCACGGCGAGGAGGGGTTCCCGGGGCGTCTCGAGGTGTCGGCGACGTACGCGCTGGAGGAGGGCGGGGCGCTGCGGATCTCGTACGAGGCCGTGACCGACGCGCCGACGGTCGTGAACCTCACGAACCACACGTACTGGAATCTCGGCGGGGCCGGTGCCGGGGACGCGGCCGGTGGGCACGAGGTGCGCATCGACGCCGGGCGGGTGACCGCCGTGGACGAGAACCTGATTCCGACCGGTGAGCTGAGCCCGGTCGAGGGGACGCGGTTCGACTTCCGGGAGAGCCGGAAGGCCGGGCCCGGGTACGACCACAACTATGTGCTCGACAAGGGCGTCACCGGCGAGGCCGTGACGGTGGCGGAGGTGCGCGACCCGGTGTCGGGGCGGACGTTGAGCGTGGCCACGACCGAGCCGGGGTTGCAGTTCTACACCGCGGACCACTTCGACGCCGATGTGCCGTTCGCGCCCGGTGACGGGATCGCGCTGGAGACGCAGCACTTCCCGGACTCGCCGAACCGGCCGGAGTTCCCGAGCACCGTGCTGCGGCCCGGCGAGGTGTACCGGTCGCAGACGGTGTACGGGTTCGGTGTCCGCCCGTAA